Proteins from one Aspergillus nidulans FGSC A4 chromosome VIII genomic window:
- a CDS encoding SDR family NAD(P)-dependent oxidoreductase (transcript_id=CADANIAT00001892), which produces MAQLNEIRGRLALITGASGGIGAACARQLAEKGVHLALTYASNLSAITSLTEQIKTTFPDLRISIHQVDVASAEQIQDMFLQIDKEHGQRPDILVSNAGYGKRVPQVWDITLEEFDYTINVNLRASFILVKGVVEHMRNQRWGRIIFMSSIAASGGGINGCHYAASKGGMTGMMKNLSTRLAEFNISVNDVAPAMIGDTGMIPNAQAIPEVAAGIPIGRLGVPEEVANVVTMLATTGYMTGQSLLLAGGLK; this is translated from the exons ATGGCGCAGTTAAACGAGATTCGCGGCCGACTCGCCCTCATCACTGGCGCTTCTGGAGG GATAGGAGCGGCCTGCGCTCGCCAACTCGCTGAGAAAGGCGTTCACCTAGCATTAACATATGCCAGCAATCTCTCCGCAATAACCTCCTTGACAGAGCAAATTAAAACAACGTTTCCAGATCTGCGAATTTCCATCCACCAAGTCGACGTGGCATCCGCAGAACAAATCCAAGACATGTTTCTTCAAATAGATAAAGAGCATGGCCAGCGCCCCGATATCCTTGTCTCAAATGCTGGATACGGAAAACGCGTCCCCCAAGTTTGGGACATCACATTGGAGGAATTTGACTACACTATAAACGTCAACCTTCGCGCCTCCTTCATCCTGGTCAAAGGCGTTGTAGAACATATGCGCAATCAACGCTGGGGCCGAATCATCTTCATGTCTTCGATCGCTGCATCTGGTGGTGGGATAAATGGTTGCC ACTACGCGGCCTCCAAAGGCGGCATGACAGGCATGATGAAGAATCTCTCCACACGTCTTGCAGAGTTCAATATCAGCGTCAACGACGTCGCGCCCGCCATGATCGGGGACACCGGTATGATTCCTAATGCTCAGGCGATCCCAGAAGTTGCGGCAGGTATTCCCATAGGAAGGCTGGGTGTCCCGGAGGAGGTGGCTAATGTGGTAACTATGCTTGCTACAACGGGGTATATGACGGGACAAAGTTTGTTGTTGGCTGGAGGGTTGAAATAG
- a CDS encoding pleiotropic drug resistance family ABC transporter (transcript_id=CADANIAT00001893), with protein MSSFLGTGTFNTSVSPSQAVESRGIENHGNAITETETLHNESHAESPGEKLASSSNSILSSTETAREKDERDYELDAEEEVTRLAQQLTHQSTKYSTHNIENPFLEVGEDSTLNPHSPNFKAKNWMKNLLALSSRDPERYLPRQAGVSFTNLSVHGYGSPTDYQKDVFNSVLQIGGLVRSMMGHGKQKIEILRNFDGLVKAGEMLVVLGRPGSGCSTFLKTIAGEMNGIFMDEKSQLNYQGIPAKQMRKQFRGEAIYTAETDVHFPQLSVGDTLKFAALARCPRNRLPGVSREQYAVHMRDVVMAMLGLSHTINTRVGNDFVRGVSGGERKRVSIAEATLSASPLQCWDNSTRGLDSANALEFCRTLNLMAKYSGATMAVAIYQASQSAYDVFDKVTVLYEGRQIYFGRTDDAKQFFIDMGFECPERQTTADFLTSLTSPAERIVRKGYEGRVPQTPDEFAAAWKNSDAYAQLMREIEEYNQEFPLGGESVNKFIESRRAMQSKNQRVKSPYTMSVMEQVNLCMIRGFQRLKGDASLTLSQLIGNFIMALVIGSVFYDLDNDTGSFYSRGALLFFAVLLNAFGSALEILTLYAQRPIVEKQARYAMYHPFAEAIASMLCDMPYKITNTFTFNIPLYFMTNLRREPGAFFIFLLFSFVTTLTMSMLFRTMAATSRTLSQALVPAAILILGLVIYTGFTIPTRNMLGWSRWMNYIDPIAYGFESLMVNEFHGRLFPCSESELVPSYGDTANRVCAVVGATPGELMVNGTTYLRESYQYTKSHEWRNLGIMFAFMAFFLFTYLTATEYISEAKSKGEVLLFRRGQAPPSVNDVETHSPATAGEKVDQSTQDVANIQRQTAIFHWKDVCYDIKIKNEPRRILDHVDGWVKPGTCTALMGVSGAGKTTLLDVLATRVTMGVVTGEMLVDGRPRDQSFQRKTGYVQQQDLHLHTTTVREALRFSALLRQPAKTPRQEKLDYVEEVIKLLGMEAYADAVVGVPGEGLNVEQRKRLTIGVELAAKPQLLLFLDEPTSGLDSQTSWSILDLIDTLTQHGQAILCTIHQPSAMLFQRFDRLLFLAKGGKTVYFGEIGEKSSTLASYFERNGAPKLPADANPAEWMLEVIGAAPGSHSDIDWPAVWRESPERQAVHQHLAELKETLSQKPTETSASDPSEYNEFAAPFSVQLWECLVRVFSQYWRSPVYIYSKAALSILTSLYIGFSFFQAQNTRQGLQNQMFSIFMLMTIFGNLVQQIMPNFVTQRALYEVRERPSKAYSWKAFMTANILVELPWNTLMAVIMYFCWYYPVGLYRNAEPTDSVHERGALMFLLILAFLLFTSTFAHMIIAGIETAETGGNIAQLLFSLCLIFCGVLAGPDVLPGFWIFMYRVSPFTYLVSAMLSTGVSGTTAYCEQVEYLTLYPPSNTTCSEYMDPYISQVGGYLQNPDATSECTFCQISSTDTFLSAVYSNYDDAWRNFGLMWAYIAFNIAAAVFIYWLARVPKGKKN; from the exons ATGTCGTCTTTTCTAGGAACTGGGACTTTTAATACCAGCGTCAGCCCATCGCAGGCGGTGGAATCACGAGGAATCGAGAATCACGGTAATGCGATCACAGAGACCGAAACTTTGCACAATGAATCCCATGCCGAGTCGCCAGGCGAGAAGTTGGCCTCTAGTTCAAACAGCATCCTCAGCTCTACCGAAACCGCCCGCGAGAAGGACGAGCGCGATTATGAATtggatgccgaagaggaagtcACACGGCTCGCCCAGCAGCTGACGCACCAGTCGACCAAGTACTCTACGCACAATATCGAGAACCCGTTTCTTGAGGTTGGTGAGGACTCGACACTCAACCCACACAGCCCCAACTTCAAGGCGAAGAACTGGATGAAGAATCTTCTGGCGCTGTCTTCTCGCGACCCGGAGAGGTACCTCCCGCGTCAGGCTGGCGTTTCGTTCACAAACCTTAGCGTTCACGGTTACGGCAGCCCAACGGATTACCAGAAGGATGTTTTCAACTCTGTCTTGCAGATCGGAGGGCTTGTCCGGTCTATGATGGGGCATgggaagcagaagatcgagATTCTCCGCAACTTTGACGGTTTGGTCAAGGCCGGCGAGATGCTGGTCGTACTCGGTCGACCTGGAAG TGGTTGCTCCACCTTTTTGAAGACTATCGCTGGTGAAATGAACGGTATCTTTATGGACGAGAAGTCCCAGCTCAACTACCAAGGTATTCCGGCAAAGCAGATGCGCAAGCAGTTCCGTGGTGAAGCTATCTACACGGCGGAGACCGATGTTCACTTCCCTCAATTATCTGTTGGCGATACATTGAAATTCGCTGCGCTGGCTCGATGCCCGCGGAATCGTCTCCCTGGTGTCTCCAGGGAACAGTATGCAGTCCATATGCGAGACGTCGTGATGGCCATGTTGGGTCTGTCCCACACGATCAACACCCGTGTCGGTAACGATTTCGTTCGCGGTGTCAGTGGTGGTGAGCGCAAGCGTGTCAGTATTGCAGAGGCGACCCTGAGCGCAAGTCCTCTGCAATGCTGGGATAACAGTACTCGTGGCTTGGATAGTGCCAACGCTTTG GAATTCTGCCGTACCCTGAACTTGATGGCCAAATACTCTGGTGCGACTATGGCTGTTGCCATCTACCAGGCCTCTCAGAGCGCTTATGAT GTCTTTGACAAGGTCACTGTCTTGTATGAAGGAAGGCAAATCTACTTTGGTAGAACAGATGATGCGAAGCAGTTCTTCATTGACATGGGCTTCGAATGCCCAGAGCGTCAGACTACTGCCGATTTCCTCACTTCTCTCACAAGCCCTGCAGAGCGAATTGTTCGAAAGGGCTATGAGGGCCGCGTTCCACAGACCCCTGATGAGTTCGCGGCCGCCTGGAAGAACAGTGACGCTTATGCGCAGTTAATGCGGGAGATTGAAGAATACAACCAGGAATTCCCTCTTGGCGGCGAATCTGTCAACAAGTTCATCGAATCCCGCAGGGCCATGCAGTCGAAGAACCA GCGTGTCAAGTCTCCATACACCATGTCTGTCATGGAGCAGGTTAACCTGTGCATGATCCGTGGTTTCCAGCGCCTCAAGGGTGATGCCAGTTTGACACTGAGTCAGTTGATTGGAAACTTTATCATGGCTCTGGTTATTGGTAGTGTGTTCTacgacctcgacaatgaCACCGGTAGCTTCTACTCCCGTGGGGCTCTGCTGTTCTTTGCTGTTTTGCTCAATGCCTTTGGTAGTGCGCTCGAG ATCCTGACCCTTTACGCACAACGCCCCATCGTTGAGAAACAAGCACGTTACGCCATGTACCACCCGTTCGCGGAAGCCATTGCATCGATGCTGTGTGACATGCCCTACAAGATCACTAACACGTTCACGTTCAACATCCCACTTTATTTCATGACCAATCTTCGTCGCGAACCCGGCgcgttcttcatcttcctgcTATTCTCATTCGTGACGACTttgacgatgtcgatgctgttTCGTACAATGGCTGCTACTTCCCGTACCTTGTCACAGGCACTTGTCCCGGCTGCCATCCTTATTCTCGGCCTTGTTATCTATACCGGTTTCACTATTCCTACCAGGAACATGCTGGGCTGGTCGCGCTGGATGAATTATATCGACCCCATTGCCTATGGATTCGAAAGCTTGATGGTGAATGAATTCCACGGCCGCTTATTCCCCTGCTCTGAGAGTGAACTCGTTCCCAGCTATGGTGATACTGCCAACCGAGTGTGTGCTGTTGTGGGTGCAACTCCTGGTGAACTGATGGTTAACGGTACTACCTACCTCCGCGAAAGTTATCAGTACACCAAGAGCCATGAGTGGCGAAATCTGGGTATCATGTTTGCGTTCATggctttcttcctgttcACCTACTTGACCGCGACTGAGTACATCTCCGAGGCCAAGTCCAAGGGTGAGGTGTTGCTTTTCCGCCGCGGCCAGGCTCCTCCCAGCGTCAACGATGTCGAGACCCACagcccagcaacagcaggtGAAAAGGTTGATCAGTCGACTCAAGATGTTGCCAATATCCAGAGACAGACAGCTATTTTCCACTGGAAGGACGTTTGCTACGATATCAAGATCAAAAACGAACCCAGGCGCATTCTGGACCATGTTGATGGATGGGTTAAACCCGGTACTTGCACTGCTTTAATG GGAGTTTCTGGTGCTGGTAAAACCACACTGCTCGATGTGCTTGCTACTCGTGTGACTATGGGCGTCGTCACCGGTGAGATGTTGGTCGACGGTCGCCCTCGCGACCAGTCTTTCCAGCGAAAAACCGGTTACGTTCAACAACAGGACCTTCACCTTCACACTACCACTGTTCGTGAGGCACTGCGCTTTAGCGCTTTGCTTCGTCAGCCGGCCAAAACACCCCGCCAGGAGAAACTCGACTACGTTGAAGAGGTCATCAAACTTCTTGGAATGGAAGCCTACGCCGACGCCGTCGTCGGTGTTCCTGGTGAAG GCCTCAACGTGGAACAAAGAAAGCGTCTCACCATCGGTGTCGAGCTCGCTGCTAAGCCCCagttgctcctcttccttgatgAACCTACCTCCGGTCTCGACAGTCAAACCTCGTGGTCTATCCTTGATCTTATCGACACTCTGACACAGCATGGTCAAGCTATTTTGTGCACTATCCACCAGCCTTCTGCTATGCTCTTCCAACGTTTCGACCGATTGCTGTTCCTGGCAAAGGGTGGTAAGACAGTGTATTTTGGCGAGATTGGTGAGAAATCGTCCACTTTGGCCAGTTACTTTGAACGGAACGGTGCTCCCAAGCTCCCTGCCGATGCCAACCCTGCGGAATGGATGCTTGAGGTTATTGGCGCTGCACCTGGATCCCACAGTGACATCGACTGGCCTGCAGTCTGGCGCGAGAGTCCCGAACGTCAAGCTGTGCACCAACATCTCGCCGAACTGAAGGAGACTCTCTCTCAAAAGCCCACCGAAACCTCTGCATCTGACCCCTCTGAATACAACGAATTCGCGGCTCCTTTCTCCGTTCAACTTTGGGAATGTCTTGTCCGTGTCTTTTCGCAGTATTGGCGCAGCCCTGTCTACATCTACTCCAAGGCCGCACTGAGCATCCTGACTTCGCTCTACATTGGTTTCTCGTTCTTCCAGGCACAGAACACTAGACAGGGTCTCCAAAACCAGATGTTCAGTATCTTCATGCTGATGACCATCTTCGGTAACCTTGTCCAACAGATCATGCCAAACTTTGTTACCCAACGCGCGTTGTATGAGGTCCGCGAGCGTCCTTCCAAGGCTTACTCCTGGAAGGCCTTCATGACAGCCAACATCCTTGTGGAGCTCCCCTGGAACACCCTAATGGCTGTCATCATGTATTTCTGTTGGTACTACCCTGTCGGTCTCTACCGCAATGCCGAACCCACCGACAGTGTCCATGAGCGTGGGGCTCTCATGTTCCTGCTTATCCttgccttcctcctcttcacctctaCCTTCGCGCACATGATCATCGCCGGTATTGAAACTGCCGAAACAGGCGGTAATATCGCACAATTGCTCTTCTCCCTTTGCCTGATTTTTTGCGGTGTCCTCGCCGGTCCGGACGTCCTCCCGGGCTTTTGGATTTTCATGTACCGCGTCTCCCCGTTCACTTATCTTGTTTCTGCCATGTTATCGACGGGTGTTTCTGGTACGACCGCCTACTGCGAACAGGTCGAATACTTGACGCTCTACCCCCCTAGCAACACCACCTGCTCCGAGTACATGGACCCCTACATCTCTCAGGTTGGCGGTTACCTTCAGAACCCTGACGCCACGTCCGAGTGCACATTCTGCCAAATCTCTAGCACGGATACCTTTTTGTCCGCCGTCTACAGTAACTACGACGACGCGTGGCGCAACTTCGGCCTGATGTGGGCGTACATCGCCTTCAACATCGCTGCCGCCGTCTTCATTTACTGGCTTGCGCGTGTGCCTAAGGGGAAGAAGAATTAA
- a CDS encoding clathrin-mediated endocytosis regulator UBX3 (transcript_id=CADANIAT00001894), with the protein MSSSGPDISELSDSQRSALETYTTVTGQEPVEAIALLSRSQWNVQIAIAKFFDGEGPDPVEEARASLESASPARPNRQTQNLLHEDLTARFSSASAAADPAPRIATQPGDQPVYRPPFLLALVFAPFNLLYRLFLGSFRLFGSLFPFLPRLLNTTASPALQGVGRNTNGRRPLAPKDTAARFIREFEEEYGAHSLPFLENGYNMALEKAHRDLKFLLVVLCAPEHDHTDAWVRETLLSKEVTDFINDSQNNIIVWGGNVQDAEAYQVANSIRCTKFPFAAAIAHTPSVSSTAMSVIARISGVTSPAEFVEKLRTAIAQNKEPLERIRVTRAEQQASRSLREQQDSAYERSLAIDRERARQRREAEAARQREEQLAAERQAAEEKRQRDLEQWKRWRAQSIPEEPDMGVKDAVRISIRLPSGDRVIRRFAPDAVMEELYAFVECYDITKEAEAATPTPVEKPGGYDHTYGFRLVSPMPRVVYAVDAGSIRDNVGRGGSLLVEPIDDESDEEDS; encoded by the exons ATGTCCTCATCTGGGCCGGATATTTCCGAGCTCTCTGACAGCCAGAGGTCGGCTTTGGAGACGTATACCACTGTGACTGGCCAGGAACCGGTTGAGGCCATCGCATTGCTGAGTCGATCGCAATGGAATGTTCAG ATTGCAATCGCCAAATTCTTCGATGGCGAAGGACCGGATCCCGTTGAAGAAGCCCGCGCGTCTCTCGAGAGTGCCAGCCCTGCCCGTCCAAATCGACAAACACAGAATCTCCTGCATGAGGATCTAACTGCACGgttctcttcagcttccgcCGCAGCCGATCCGGCTCCTCGGATCGCGACCCAGCCTGGGGACCAGCCCGTCTATCGCCCTCCGTTCCTACTGGCTCTCGTCTTCGCTCCGTTCAACCTCTTATATAGACTGTTCTTGGGCTCCTTCCGCCTCTTCGGATCCCTATTTCCCTTCCTCCCACGTTTACTCAATACGACAGCAAGCCCAGCTCTACAAGGTGTTGGGCGAAATACCAATGGCCGGCGTCCCCTGGCTCCTAAAGATACAGCCGCGAGGTTTATCCGCGAATTCGAGGAGGAATATGGAGCTCATTCACTCCCGTTCTTAGAGAACGGATATAATATGGCATTGGAAAAAGCACACCGAGACTTGAAGTTCCTATTAGTGGTGCTTTGCGCCCCTGAGCATGATCACACGGATGCGTGGGTTAGGGAAACCCTCTTGTCCAAAGAGGTCACCGATTTTATCAACGATTCCCAAAATAACATCATCGTTTGGGGTGGCAACGTACAGGATGCCGAGGCATACCAAGTCGCAAATTCTATCCGATGCACCAAGTTCCCGTTCGCTGCTGCGATAGCGCACACACCAAGCGTTTCCTCGACTGCGATGTCCGTCATCGCCAGAATATCTGGCGTTACGTCGCCGGCAGAGTTTGTAGAGAAACTACGCACTGCCATCGCGCAGAACAAGGAGCCTCTTGAACGGATCCGGGTTACGCGGGCagagcagcaagcttctcggAGCCTCCGAGAACAACAAGACTCGGCATACGAACGCTCACTCGCCATCGATCGGGAACGGGCGAGACAGAGGAGAGAGGCGGAAGCAGCCCGACAGCGCGAAGAGCAACTAGCAGCGGAACGTCAGGCAGCCGAAGAGAAGCGGCAACGCGATCTTGAGCAATGGAAGCGATGGCGAGCACAGTCTATCCCGGAGGAACCAGACATGGGCGTCAAAGACGCTGTCCGAATTAGTATCCGACTACCCTCAGGTGACCGAGTGATCCGCAGGTTTGCCCCTGATGCAGTCATGGAGGAGCTCTACGCTTTTGTCGAGTGTTATGATATCACGAAGGAAGCTGAGGCAGCAACCCCAACTCCAGTAGAGAAGCCAGGTGGGTACGACCATACATATGGCTTCCGACTTGTATCTCCCATGCCTCGAGTCGTCTACGCGGTCGATGCTGGTTCCATCCGGGACAACGTTGGCCGTGGCGGAAGTCTCCTTGTGGAGCCGATTGACGATGAAagtgacgaggaggataGCTAG
- a CDS encoding uncharacterized protein (transcript_id=CADANIAT00001895), which translates to MASVGKPSLEDARRGTGSPKMKARENAKDTLCRNVTIYGRCRYEDKGCAFNHDPHKNSNQSDNASKKRFNVDSPSFTPSLLPSNGSSPTSSSSSLKKSSTISPKAANAAPFQPRTAASSK; encoded by the exons ATGGCCTCCGTCGGGAAGCCTAGTTTAGAAGACGCCCGTCGTGGGACGGGGTcgccgaagatgaaggcgcGAG AAAATGCAAAAGATACCCTGTGCCGGAATGTAACCATCTATGGTCGATGTCGTTATGAAGATAAAG GCTGCGCTTTCAACCACGATCCGCATAAGAACTCGAACCAATCGGACAA CGCCAGCAAAAAGCGTTTCAATGTCGACTCGCCCAGCTTCACGCCGTCCTTACTACCGTCGAACGGGTCTTCCCCAacgtcttcaagctcctccctGAAAAAGTCCTCTACAATTTCTCCGAAAGCCGCGAATGCTGCTCCTTTCCAACCCAGAACAGCCGCTTCAAGTAAGTAG
- a CDS encoding PAN-complex poly(A)-binding subunit PAN3 (transcript_id=CADANIAT00001896), producing the protein MPLEVQYHLYAPIGPHNQNALAYQRNVHDLFLPNDFREELQKKAAATLQTLPNTQLPAQVDYFHSLVPLDLNHQKNAAIFGYPSWVYKAQSTKDGSYYALRRLEGFRLTNEKAIRSVQAWKRIASGSMVTIHDAFTSRSFQDSSLIFVTDYHPLSKTLAEQHLSAGGPRFQARHNAHVPEQILWGYITQIANALKCIHSAGLAARIIDPSKILLTGRNRIRLNACAIMDVVQYDAQRSVADLQRQDLVNFGQLILTLGANQPNVIHNPSKAMEHFTRAYSPQLKNTVMWLLGGMQKDQERNIDILINGISSQLMSTFDSALHLDDQLTSDLGRELENGRLVRLLTKLNFINERPEHEHDRQWSENGERFYLKIFRDYVFHQVDASGDPVVDLGHVLTCLNKLDAGTDERITLVSRDEQTCFVVSYKELKKGLESSFQALLRPSRRPH; encoded by the exons ATGCCTCTGGAG GTTCAATATCACTTATACGCACCCATTGGCCCGCACAATCAGAACGCACTGGCGTACCAGCGCAACGTCCACGATCTATTCCTCCCAAATGACTTTAGAGAAGAGCTACAAAAGAAAGCGGCTGCCACGCTACAGACATTACCCA ATACTCAATTACCTGCCCAGGTGGACTACTTCCACTCCCTCGTACCTCTTGATCTTAACCACCAGAAAAATGCGGCCATCTTCGGCTATCCGAGTTGGGTCTACAAGGCACAGTCCACCAAAGACGGGAGCTATTACGCGCTTCGGCGGTTAGAAG GTTTTCGATTAACAAATGAAAAGGCTATCCGCTCTGTCCAGGCCTGGAAACGTATAGCTAGTGGTAGTATGGTGACAATCCACGACGCATTCACGAGCCGAAGTTTCCAGGACAGCTCATTGATTTTCGTCACTGATTACCACCCACTCTCAAAAACGCTCGCCGAACAACATTTGAGTGCTGGTGGCCCAAGGTTTCAAGCCCGCCACAATGCTCACGTTCCCGAACAGATCCTTTGGGGTTACATTACCCAGATTGCCAACGCTTTGAAATGCATACATAGTGCTGGTTTGGCAGCAAGGATTATCGACCCCAGTAAAATCTTGCTTACGGGAAGAAATCGCATACGGCTCAATGCCTGTGCTATTATGGACGTGGTGCAGTACGATGCTCAGAGATCTGTCGCCGATCTTCAGCGACAAGACCTAGTGAATTTCGGGCAACTCATTCTTACCTTGGGTGCCAATCAACCGAACGTCATACACAATCCTTCGAAGGCCATGGAACACTTCACTCGCGCGTACAGTCCGCAGCTCAAGAACACAGTGATGTGGCTGCTTGGCGGAATGCAGAAGGATCAAGAGCGAAATATTGACATATTAATAAACGGCATTTCTTCACAGTTGATGTCGACTTTTGACTCGGCTCTTCATTTGGATGACCAACTCACGTCAGATTTGGGCCGGGAACTCGAGAACGGGCGTCTTGTCCGGCTTTTGACAAAACTGAATTTCATCAATGAGCGCCCAGAGCATGAACATGACCGGCAGTGGTCTGAGAACGGGGAGCGGTTTTACCTGAAGATATTCCGGGATTACGTTTTTCATCAAGTGGACGCCTCGGGAGACCCGGTGGTTGATCTCGGCCACGTGCTGACATGCCTGAATAAGTTGGATGCCGGAACCGACGAAAGAATCACGCTAGTCAGCCGTGACGAGCAGACTTGTTTTGTTGTCAGCTAcaaagagctgaagaagggtCTGGAATCATCGTTCCAGGCATTGTTGAGGCCTAGCCGGAGGCCTCACTAG
- a CDS encoding uncharacterized protein (transcript_id=CADANIAT00001897) codes for MKLQLHLTLAGLFCSVLAIQDVLSEVKDSRNGLLEAGAKNPLDSALELSPTFSPAEIFDTTEITKYLNSINVDTIPNTDSWISGFLASNLFNEITNAPSDFVNEIDARTETHPIQSDKTIYQLISESKYTNILAKIIDQDPKLVEFLNSTHHKITVFAPTDDAFRKILHHHHHRHHDGHDGNGHERDGDGDKDHHIPKEVIRYFASYHSSPEILTAAKLFHAHTVNSALNDSLLGTDKHDNGLPQRLAVRAGFKGLTINFYSHVVAADIGASNGLIHGLDSILLPPPPALLLLDILPTKFSTFNLGLIKTGLTQYLNTTKEESAHGFTIFTPSNRAFDHLGLRINAFLFSPYGIPYLRALLKYHIVPNQTLYSDVLYTSDGQIKPFGVKGSTHLDLETLLDDHEISVDVARFGPYTGFKVNGWQRVAFADVLGKDGVIHVLNRVLIPPKRVEGKVIFGDEGELELEEFMERLRPWVEEDVGNEKSDGYATDL; via the exons ATgaagctccagcttcatctGACGCTAGCAGGCCTTTTCTGCTCGGTCCTCGCAATCCAAGATGTTCTCAGCGAGGTTAAAGATTCCAGGAATGGGCTTCTCGAAGCTGGTGCCAAAAACCCACTCGACTCAGCCCTCGAGTTATCCCCCACATTCTCCCCCGCAGAGATCTTCGACACCACCGAGATCACCAAATACCTGAATAGCATCAACGTCGACACCATCCCCAACACCGACAGCTGGATAAGCGGTTTTCTTGCCAGCAATCTCTTCAACGAAATCACCAATGCCCCTTCTGACTTCGTCAACGAAATCGATGCCCGCACTGAGACTCACCCCATTCAGAGCGACAAAACAATCTACCAGCTCATCTCAGAAAGCAAATACACCAATATTCTCGCTAAAATTATCGACCAAGACCCCAAACTAGTCGAGTTTCTTAACTCTACCCACCACAAGATCACTGTCTTTGCTCCAACTGACGATGCGTTCCGCAAGATTctgcatcatcatcaccaccgTCATCATGATGGCCATGACGGAAATGGACACGAACgcgatggcgacggcgacaaagACCACCATATCCCGAAAGAAGTGATTCGCTACTTCGCGAGCTACCACTCTTCCCCCGAGATCCTTACCGCCGCAAAGCTCTTCCACGCTCATACGGTCAATAGCGCCCTGAACGATTCCCTCCTCGGTACCGACAAGCACGATAACGGTCTCCCGCAGCGTCTTGCCGTGCGCGCTGGCTTCAAAGGGCTGACAATAAACTTCTACAGCCATGTCGTTGCAGCGGATATT GGCGCATCCAACGGCCTGATCCACGGCCTCGACTCGATTCTCCTCCCGCCACCGCCAGCCCTATTGCTATTAGACATCCTCCCTACAAAGTTCTCAACATTCAACCTAGGCTTGATAAAAACAGGCCTAACCCAGTACCTGAACACCACAAAAGAAGAGTCAGCACACGGCTTCACAATTTTCACCCCTTCAAACCGCGCCTTCGACCATCTTGGGCTCCGGATTAACgcgttcctcttctccccatATGGCATTCCGTACCTCCGTGCATTACTTAAGTACCATATCGTGCCGAATCAAACGCTTTATAGCGATGTGCTCTATACGTCTGACGGACAGATTAAGCCGTTTGGAGTCAAGGGTTCAACGCATTTAGATCTGGAGACCCTGTTGGACGATCATGAGATTAGTGTTGATGTGGCGAGGTTCGGCCCGTACACGGGTTTCAAGGTGAATGGATGGCAGCGAGTAGCATTTGCAGATGTGCTGGGGAAAGATGGGGTGATTCATGTTTTAAATCGGGTTTTGATTCCGCCGAAGAGGGTGGAGGGTAAAGTTATATTCGGGGATGAGGGAGaattggagctggaggagtttaTGGAGAGACTGAGACCttgggttgaggaggatgttggaAATGAAAAGAGCGATGGCTATGCCACGGACCTGTGA
- a CDS encoding putative small nuclear ribonucleoprotein (LSM7) (transcript_id=CADANIAT00001898) → MSERGSFRGGGRNRGGGYDRSGGRGGHGKSGGAGGGAQQQQQEKPKKENILDLTKYMDKEVRVKFNGGREVSGILKGYDQLMNLVLDDVKESMRDDEGNETTRALGLIVARGTLIVLISPADGSEQIANPFVQAEE, encoded by the exons ATGTCCGAACGAGGCTCGTTCCGTGGAGGTGGCCGCAACCGCGGCGGAGGTTATGATCGATCTGGCGGCCGTGGCGGACATGGAAAAAGTGGCGGTGCCGGTGGCGGtgctcaacagcaacagcaggagaAGCCCAAAAAGGAAAACATTCTCGACTTGACCAAGTACATGGACAAGGAGGTCCGGGTCAAGTTTAACGGTGGCCGAGAAG TTTCTGGAATACTCAAGGGCTACGATCAGCTTATGAACCTTGTTTTGGATGATGTGAAAGAGTCGATGCGTG ACGACGAGGGCAACGAGACCACACGGGCTCTCGGTCTTATTGTCGCCCGTGGCACTTTGATCGTGCTGATCTCTCCCGCCGATGGTAGCGAACAGATCGCCAACCCATTCGTACAGGCAGAGGAGTAG